Proteins encoded in a region of the Dorea longicatena genome:
- a CDS encoding ATP-binding protein: MRTNELMLYKHMEEGQILQDMTFLMENYQNDYYNMEDMKGLLYDAVNEILEMAVSHGFEGDLWHNYLTYLMASHENAYSTSCEIVGPVDGSINQVALHDFEIFKELFDYDFADLENVMGVDCISMLHDYVGTSGHGSVFNQRIRDRICDLSKALAETETAVEFKDIMTQFYKEFGVGKLGLHKAFRIAHTEEGALIEPITKIAHVHLDDLVGYEIAKKKLIDNTKAFVEGKKANNCLLFGDAGTGKSSSIKAILNQYYDQGLRMIEVYKHQFKDLNDVIAQIKNRNYKFIIYMDDLSFEEFEIEYKYLKAVIEGGLEKKPDNVLIYATSNRRHLIRETFKDKEDRDEELHTNDTVQEKLSLVARFGVTIYFGKPDKKQFQEIVRELAKKNGIDMPDDELLLEANKWELSHGGLSGRTAQQFIDYLAGTR; this comes from the coding sequence ATGAGAACAAATGAGTTGATGTTATATAAACATATGGAGGAAGGACAGATCCTTCAGGATATGACATTCTTAATGGAGAATTATCAGAATGATTACTATAACATGGAAGATATGAAGGGACTGTTATATGATGCGGTCAACGAGATTCTGGAGATGGCTGTAAGCCACGGATTCGAGGGAGATCTCTGGCATAATTATCTGACTTACCTGATGGCAAGTCATGAGAATGCTTACAGTACCTCCTGTGAGATCGTAGGACCGGTAGACGGAAGTATCAACCAGGTTGCACTGCATGATTTTGAAATCTTCAAAGAATTATTTGATTATGACTTTGCAGATCTGGAGAATGTGATGGGTGTTGACTGTATCTCTATGTTACATGATTATGTCGGAACCAGCGGACACGGAAGTGTGTTCAATCAGAGAATCCGCGACCGTATCTGTGATCTGAGCAAAGCACTTGCAGAAACTGAGACCGCGGTAGAATTCAAGGATATCATGACACAGTTCTACAAGGAATTCGGTGTAGGAAAGCTAGGACTTCACAAAGCGTTCCGTATCGCACATACAGAAGAAGGGGCATTGATCGAGCCGATCACGAAGATCGCACACGTACATTTGGATGATCTGGTCGGATATGAGATTGCCAAGAAAAAGCTGATCGATAATACAAAAGCATTTGTAGAAGGCAAGAAAGCCAATAACTGTCTGTTATTCGGTGATGCCGGAACAGGAAAATCGTCTTCCATCAAAGCAATCCTGAATCAGTATTACGATCAGGGACTTCGTATGATCGAAGTATACAAGCACCAGTTTAAGGATCTGAATGATGTGATCGCACAGATCAAGAACCGTAATTACAAATTCATCATTTACATGGACGATCTTTCTTTTGAAGAGTTTGAGATCGAATATAAATACCTGAAGGCAGTGATCGAAGGCGGACTCGAGAAGAAGCCGGATAACGTACTAATCTATGCAACTTCGAACAGAAGACACCTGATCCGTGAGACATTCAAAGATAAAGAAGACAGAGATGAAGAACTTCATACAAATGATACTGTTCAGGAGAAGCTGTCCCTGGTGGCAAGATTCGGTGTTACGATCTACTTTGGAAAACCGGATAAGAAGCAGTTCCAGGAGATCGTACGTGAACTGGCAAAGAAGAACGGAATTGATATGCCGGATGATGAATTATTGCTGGAAGCAAACAAGTGGGAATTAAGCCACGGAGGATTATCCGGAAGAACCGCCCAGCAGTTTATCGATTACCTGGCAGGAACCAGATAA